The Saccharomonospora glauca K62 genome has a segment encoding these proteins:
- the hrpA gene encoding ATP-dependent RNA helicase HrpA, with amino-acid sequence MSSSSLPQATVRELRSRLSGLMVRDAYRLSRRLDGLRKARRPRPDALAAIAADVERAEERLRRRRESLPEVTYPEELPVSARRDDLAEVIRDNQVVIVAGETGSGKTTQLPKICLELGLGVRGQIGHTQPRRLAARTVAERIAAELKTELGTTVGYKVRFTDTSGDNTLVKLMTDGILLAEIQHDRLLRQYDTIIIDEAHERSLNIDFLLGYLKRILPRRPDLKVIITSATIDPERFSRHFGDAPIVEVSGRTYPVEVRYRPVVDPDDPDADPDRDQVQAICDAVTELTAEGPGDILVFLSGEREIRDADEALSAMELPNTEILPLYARLSAADQHRVFKPHRGRRIVLATNVAETSLTVPGIKYVIDPGTARISRYSHRTKVQRLPVEPISQASANQRKGRCGRTSDGICIRLYSEDDFLSRPEFTEPEILRTNLASVILQMISLGLGDIGAFPFVEPPDRRQITAGVQLLTELGALDASGKSLTPVGRKLAQLPVDPRMGRMIVEAASLGCVREVMIIAAALSIQDPRERPAENQQHADQLHARFADPNSDFLAYLNLWNYIRERQKELSNNQFRKLCRAEYLNYLRIREWQDIHSQLRQLAKPLGITLNDVPADSQRIHTALLAGLLSHVGLKDPAKGDYLGARGARFAVFPGSSLFKKQPRWVASAELVETSRLWARVNARVEPEWIEPLAQHLVKRTYSEPHWERKRGAVMAYERVTLYGIPLVVGRKVNYGRIDPETARELFIRHALVEGDWDTNHQFFHDNRALLEEVTDLENRARRRDLLVDDQTLFDFYDQRIGAEVTSARHFDTWWKKTRREQPDLLNFEKAMLVNEAAEDVREADYPDTWRQGSLTFKLTYQFEPGTDEDGVTVHIPLAVLNQVDPDGFEWQVPGLREELVTALIKSLPKPLRRNLVPAPDTAREVLAAVGPEDGPLLPVVTRELARTRGVEVPLDAWRWSAVPDHLKMTFRVIGERGRTLGEGKDLEALRERLGDRLRRTISAAADDMERTGLRTPDFGSLPKEFSARRRGHEVKAYPALVDEGDSVAVRMLDTPRQQRAAMWRGTRKLLRLNVASPAKYVSRNLSNQSKLVLSRNPHGGVAALVDDCVDCAVDKLMADAGGPVWDEKRFAPLLERVRAALNGTVLNVLHAVEDVLRAAHEVEARLETMRGDALTESLDDVRAHLSQLVHPGFVTKTGYDRLGDLVRYVRGIERRLDKLPSNPARDVERLRDIAWLRQEYEAVLDTLPPRTDPSPELAEIPWMIEELRVSFFAQTLGTAYPVSFKRVLKALDAAAP; translated from the coding sequence ATGTCCTCCTCATCCCTTCCGCAGGCCACCGTCCGCGAGCTGCGGTCTCGCCTGTCCGGCCTCATGGTGCGCGATGCGTACCGGCTGAGCCGGCGGCTCGACGGACTCCGTAAGGCTCGTCGTCCCCGGCCCGACGCGTTGGCCGCCATCGCCGCGGACGTGGAGCGCGCCGAGGAACGCCTCCGGCGCCGCCGGGAGTCCCTTCCCGAGGTGACCTATCCGGAAGAGCTGCCCGTCAGCGCGCGCCGGGACGACCTCGCCGAGGTGATCCGCGACAACCAGGTGGTGATCGTCGCGGGGGAGACGGGGTCGGGCAAGACCACGCAGTTGCCGAAGATCTGCCTCGAACTCGGTCTGGGCGTGCGCGGGCAGATCGGACACACCCAACCGCGCAGGCTCGCCGCGAGGACGGTCGCCGAGCGCATTGCGGCCGAGCTGAAGACCGAGCTCGGGACCACCGTCGGCTACAAGGTCCGGTTCACCGACACCTCCGGCGACAACACGCTGGTCAAGCTGATGACCGACGGCATCCTGCTCGCCGAGATCCAGCACGACCGCCTGCTGCGGCAGTACGACACGATCATCATCGACGAGGCGCACGAGCGAAGCCTGAACATCGACTTCCTGCTCGGCTACCTCAAGCGCATCCTGCCGCGTCGGCCCGACCTCAAGGTGATCATCACCTCGGCCACCATCGACCCGGAGCGGTTCTCGCGGCACTTCGGTGACGCCCCGATCGTGGAGGTCTCCGGCCGGACCTATCCGGTGGAGGTGCGTTACCGGCCCGTCGTCGACCCCGACGATCCCGACGCCGACCCCGATCGCGACCAGGTCCAGGCCATCTGCGACGCCGTCACCGAACTCACCGCGGAGGGGCCCGGCGACATCCTGGTGTTCCTCTCCGGGGAACGTGAGATCCGGGACGCCGACGAGGCGTTGTCGGCGATGGAGCTGCCCAACACCGAGATCCTGCCGTTGTACGCGCGCCTGTCGGCGGCCGATCAGCATCGAGTGTTCAAACCCCACCGGGGACGGCGCATCGTGCTCGCCACGAACGTGGCGGAGACCTCGCTGACCGTGCCGGGCATCAAGTACGTCATCGACCCCGGCACCGCCCGCATCTCCCGCTACAGCCATCGCACGAAGGTGCAGCGGCTGCCCGTCGAACCGATCTCGCAGGCGTCGGCCAACCAGCGCAAGGGACGCTGTGGTCGAACGTCGGACGGCATCTGCATCCGCCTGTACTCCGAGGACGACTTTCTTTCCCGGCCCGAGTTCACCGAGCCCGAGATCCTGCGCACCAACCTGGCGTCGGTGATCCTGCAGATGATCTCGTTGGGGTTGGGTGACATCGGCGCGTTCCCCTTCGTGGAGCCGCCCGACCGCAGGCAGATCACCGCCGGTGTGCAACTGCTCACGGAACTCGGGGCGCTCGACGCGTCGGGGAAGTCGCTGACCCCGGTGGGGCGCAAGCTCGCGCAACTTCCCGTGGATCCGCGCATGGGCCGGATGATCGTGGAGGCCGCCTCCCTCGGCTGCGTGCGCGAAGTCATGATCATCGCGGCGGCGCTGTCCATCCAGGACCCACGCGAGCGGCCCGCGGAGAACCAGCAGCACGCCGACCAGTTGCACGCGCGGTTCGCCGACCCCAACTCCGACTTCCTCGCCTACCTCAACCTCTGGAACTACATCCGCGAGCGGCAGAAGGAGCTGTCGAACAACCAGTTCCGCAAGCTCTGTCGCGCCGAGTACCTCAACTACCTGCGCATCCGCGAGTGGCAGGACATCCACAGCCAGCTTCGTCAGCTGGCCAAGCCGCTCGGCATCACGCTCAACGACGTGCCCGCCGATTCCCAGCGGATCCACACCGCCCTGCTGGCGGGCCTGCTGTCCCACGTCGGTCTCAAGGACCCGGCCAAGGGCGACTACCTGGGCGCACGCGGGGCCCGGTTCGCGGTGTTCCCCGGTTCGTCGCTGTTCAAAAAACAGCCCCGCTGGGTGGCGTCGGCGGAGCTCGTGGAGACCTCGCGGCTGTGGGCGCGGGTCAACGCTCGCGTGGAGCCCGAATGGATCGAGCCGCTGGCCCAGCATTTGGTGAAGCGCACGTACTCCGAGCCGCACTGGGAACGCAAGCGCGGTGCGGTCATGGCCTACGAGCGGGTGACGTTGTACGGCATCCCGCTCGTGGTCGGTCGCAAGGTCAACTACGGTCGCATCGACCCGGAGACCGCGCGGGAGTTGTTCATCCGCCACGCCCTCGTCGAGGGCGACTGGGACACGAACCACCAGTTCTTCCACGACAACCGCGCGCTTTTAGAGGAGGTCACCGACCTCGAGAACCGCGCCCGGCGTCGCGACCTGCTCGTCGACGACCAGACCCTGTTCGACTTCTACGACCAGCGAATCGGGGCCGAGGTCACGTCGGCCCGGCACTTTGACACGTGGTGGAAGAAGACTCGGCGGGAGCAGCCGGACCTGCTCAACTTCGAGAAGGCCATGCTCGTCAACGAGGCCGCCGAGGACGTGCGGGAGGCCGACTACCCCGACACCTGGCGGCAGGGCTCGCTGACCTTCAAGCTGACCTACCAGTTCGAACCGGGGACCGACGAGGACGGCGTCACCGTCCACATCCCACTCGCGGTGCTGAACCAGGTCGACCCCGACGGGTTCGAGTGGCAGGTTCCGGGCCTGCGTGAGGAGCTCGTCACCGCGCTGATCAAGTCGTTGCCCAAGCCGTTGCGGCGCAACCTGGTGCCCGCGCCCGACACCGCGCGGGAGGTGCTCGCCGCGGTCGGGCCGGAGGACGGTCCGCTGCTGCCGGTGGTGACCCGAGAGCTGGCACGGACACGCGGTGTGGAGGTCCCGCTCGACGCGTGGCGCTGGTCCGCCGTGCCCGACCACCTCAAGATGACGTTCCGGGTGATCGGTGAGCGTGGTCGAACGCTCGGCGAGGGCAAGGATCTGGAGGCGTTGCGCGAACGGCTCGGCGACCGGCTCCGTCGGACCATCTCCGCCGCCGCCGACGACATGGAGCGGACGGGCCTTCGGACCCCGGACTTCGGTTCCCTGCCGAAGGAGTTCTCGGCCCGACGGCGTGGGCACGAGGTGAAGGCGTACCCCGCGCTGGTCGACGAGGGGGACAGCGTGGCCGTGCGGATGCTCGACACGCCCCGGCAGCAGCGCGCGGCGATGTGGCGTGGCACGCGCAAGCTGTTGCGGCTCAACGTCGCCTCCCCCGCCAAGTACGTCAGCCGGAACCTGTCGAACCAGTCGAAGTTGGTGCTCAGCCGTAACCCCCACGGCGGGGTGGCCGCCCTGGTCGACGACTGCGTCGATTGCGCCGTCGACAAGCTGATGGCCGACGCGGGCGGCCCGGTGTGGGACGAGAAGCGGTTCGCCCCGCTGTTGGAGCGGGTGCGCGCGGCGTTGAACGGCACGGTGCTGAACGTGTTGCATGCCGTGGAGGACGTCCTGCGCGCCGCCCACGAGGTCGAGGCGCGCCTGGAGACCATGCGGGGAGACGCCCTGACCGAATCGCTCGACGACGTCCGGGCGCACCTCTCGCAGCTCGTCCATCCGGGGTTCGTCACCAAGACCGGCTACGACCGGCTCGGCGATTTGGTGCGTTACGTCCGGGGGATCGAGCGTCGGCTCGACAAGCTGCCCTCCAACCCGGCGCGGGACGTCGAGCGGCTGCGCGACATCGCGTGGCTGCGGCAGGAGTACGAGGCGGTGTTGGACACGCTCCCGCCTCGGACGGACCCGAGCCCCGAGTTGGCCGAGATCCCGTGGATGATCGAGGAGCTGCGGGTGAGCTTCTTCGCCCAGACCCTCGGCACGGCCTATCCGGTGTCGTTCAAGCGAGTCCTCAAAGCCCTGGACGCCGCGGCGCCGTAA